A genomic segment from Conger conger chromosome 2, fConCon1.1, whole genome shotgun sequence encodes:
- the slc25a39 gene encoding probable mitochondrial glutathione transporter SLC25A39 isoform X1 has product MRERAPVTPSGGITPMQQMLASGTGALLTSLFVTPLDVVKIRLQAQGSPFYQALAVDSVPWSNVIRPSKWKCFVYCNGLMDHLYVCQNGASCTSWYKTSTHFSGTLDAFVKITRNEGVRSLWSGLPPTLVMAVPATVIYFTCYDQLRDFLCFGMGYQGIQVPLVAGGLARLGAVTVISPLELVRTKMQSRQLTYSELRVCIRSSVAQEGWLSLWRGWGPTVLRDVPFSALYWFNYELVKAKLCAGYSLSEASFMMSFVAGAISGAVAAVMTLPFDVVKTQRQIQLGEMEMLAAPAKKPSSTWQIMSRILADSGYRGLFAGFLPRVVKVAPACAVMISTYEFGKTFFQKLNRERALRAL; this is encoded by the exons TCACACCACTGGACGTAGTGAAGATAAGACTGCAAGCCCAAGGATCACCATTCTATCAAG CTTTGGCTGTTGATTCtgtgccctggagcaatgttatACGTCCATCTaagt ggaAATGCTTTGTGTACTGTAATGGGCTCATGGACCACCTCTATGTTTGCCAGAATGGCGCAAGCTGCACCAGCTGGTACAAGACTTCCACACATTTCAGCGGAACCCTA GATGCGTTTGTCAAGATCACGCGCAATGAAGGAGTGAGGTCTCTGTGGAGTGGGCTGCCTCCAACGCT AGTGATGGCGGTACCAGCCACTGTGATCTACTTCACATGCTACGACCAGCTGAGGGACTTCCTGTGCTTCGGGATGGGCTACCAGGGGATTCAGGTCCCCCTAGTGGCAGGAGGCCTCGCCAGAT TGGGTGCGGTGACTGTCATCAGCCCCCTGGAGCTGGTGCGCACCAAGATGCAGTCTCGGCAGCTGACCTACAGCGAGCTGCGGGTGTGCATCCGGTCCTCCGTGGCCCAGGAAGGCTGGCTGTCCCTGTGGAGGGGCTGGGGACCCACTGTCCTGCGGGATGTGCCCTTCTCAG CCCTGTACTGGTTTaactacgagctggtgaaggcCAAACTGTGTGCTGGCTACAGCTTATCGGAGGCCTCCTTCATGATGAGTTTTGTCGCCGGGGCAATCTCCGGGGCG GTAGCAGCAGTGATGACCCTGCCCTTTGACGTGGTGAAGACGCAGAGGCAGATTCAGTTGGGGGAGATGGAGATGCTGGCAG CTCCAGCTAAGAAGCCCTCATCCACCTGGCAGATCATGAGTAGGATCCTGGCTGATTCGGGCTATAGGGGACTCTTTGCAG GCTTCCTGCCCAGAGTGGTGAAGGTGGCCCCGGCCTGTGCGGTCATGATCAGCACTTACGAGTTTGGGAAGACCTTCTTCCAGAAGCTGAACCGGGAGCGCGCTTTGCGGGCTCTTTGA
- the slc25a39 gene encoding probable mitochondrial glutathione transporter SLC25A39 isoform X2: MRERAPVTPSGGITPMQQMLASGTGALLTSLFVTPLDVVKIRLQAQGSPFYQGKCFVYCNGLMDHLYVCQNGASCTSWYKTSTHFSGTLDAFVKITRNEGVRSLWSGLPPTLVMAVPATVIYFTCYDQLRDFLCFGMGYQGIQVPLVAGGLARLGAVTVISPLELVRTKMQSRQLTYSELRVCIRSSVAQEGWLSLWRGWGPTVLRDVPFSALYWFNYELVKAKLCAGYSLSEASFMMSFVAGAISGAVAAVMTLPFDVVKTQRQIQLGEMEMLAAPAKKPSSTWQIMSRILADSGYRGLFAGFLPRVVKVAPACAVMISTYEFGKTFFQKLNRERALRAL, encoded by the exons TCACACCACTGGACGTAGTGAAGATAAGACTGCAAGCCCAAGGATCACCATTCTATCAAG ggaAATGCTTTGTGTACTGTAATGGGCTCATGGACCACCTCTATGTTTGCCAGAATGGCGCAAGCTGCACCAGCTGGTACAAGACTTCCACACATTTCAGCGGAACCCTA GATGCGTTTGTCAAGATCACGCGCAATGAAGGAGTGAGGTCTCTGTGGAGTGGGCTGCCTCCAACGCT AGTGATGGCGGTACCAGCCACTGTGATCTACTTCACATGCTACGACCAGCTGAGGGACTTCCTGTGCTTCGGGATGGGCTACCAGGGGATTCAGGTCCCCCTAGTGGCAGGAGGCCTCGCCAGAT TGGGTGCGGTGACTGTCATCAGCCCCCTGGAGCTGGTGCGCACCAAGATGCAGTCTCGGCAGCTGACCTACAGCGAGCTGCGGGTGTGCATCCGGTCCTCCGTGGCCCAGGAAGGCTGGCTGTCCCTGTGGAGGGGCTGGGGACCCACTGTCCTGCGGGATGTGCCCTTCTCAG CCCTGTACTGGTTTaactacgagctggtgaaggcCAAACTGTGTGCTGGCTACAGCTTATCGGAGGCCTCCTTCATGATGAGTTTTGTCGCCGGGGCAATCTCCGGGGCG GTAGCAGCAGTGATGACCCTGCCCTTTGACGTGGTGAAGACGCAGAGGCAGATTCAGTTGGGGGAGATGGAGATGCTGGCAG CTCCAGCTAAGAAGCCCTCATCCACCTGGCAGATCATGAGTAGGATCCTGGCTGATTCGGGCTATAGGGGACTCTTTGCAG GCTTCCTGCCCAGAGTGGTGAAGGTGGCCCCGGCCTGTGCGGTCATGATCAGCACTTACGAGTTTGGGAAGACCTTCTTCCAGAAGCTGAACCGGGAGCGCGCTTTGCGGGCTCTTTGA